Part of the Quercus lobata isolate SW786 chromosome 6, ValleyOak3.0 Primary Assembly, whole genome shotgun sequence genome, TGCGCGATAATGCTAGGCCATAGTTAGCTTTTTAAGATCTGGATTCCTCAGGAGGCTAACAAGACAGTACATGAGCTTGCCAAGTCGTCTGCTAATGTTTTGGTTAATTACATCTCTTTTTTGCATGAATGTTGTGGTGGGCTAGCCAAGTAAAGTGACGTGTCATGTGAGAAGGGTGTgaatttttggttgaaaaattcAGTGACGCTAGCAGACCTCTTAGGTTAGACTAACTTTACAGACGCAACCAATAACACATGTTGACGTGTTCGATTATGAgtgattgatattttttttccagttcTCTGAACAAGACCCATTACTTTTAACCTGTCACTTCAATTGAATAACTCAATAAGGTCTGCTCATAGGTGATTATGTTCAACTctactttttttcaaaaagtgtaCCTGGCACATGCATGTTGTATTTGTACCTTTGTATGgtgttttgacttttgattgaaatttccttccaaaaagggaaaaaaaaaaagtagcctAGGAATCAATTATTGAGAAATGTATTTGATCACACAGTTCTTACGATCTTTCGGTAAAGGTAATGTCCATGTTTAAGAAGTGGAAAGACTTTTGAAGGTGTATATGATTCAAATTCAATCACATTTCACATGAAAAGGCGATATCCCCATTTAAAACGTGTAGGAAatgggaaacaaaaaaaaaaaaaaaaaacttaaattaaataaaaaaaacttgaatatattaaaaaaaaaaaaaacacgagcaactataaagttataaaattttctttcaaaaattttcatattttgaaaacattggATGATAGCTTTACTATTAATGTTATCagttacatgtttttttttttcaatatacacaaccaaaaaattattaaactacTAATCTCTCATTCAATTACCAACATATTGCTTAAAGAagtaataatataaacaaaatgctCTTTTCGAAAAAATGTATCACATATATCCAACAAATTTGACTAAAGACTAAAGCAAAagtgtgcattttttttaataacaaaaatagagtttttaaaatatatcatttgaaaacacaattaaaGTTTGATGTGGGCTTTTAGgctaatttttgtttgtttgggcaACTTTTAGgaagtgttacgttcacaatattttcgtaacactttcacaacaaagtTTAGATGGTAAGTATTtaactagttctaatttgaatttaccgttgaaattatttttttatttactattaaCAACCTGttacttaggatttgttatgaaagtattgcgaaaatgttgtgaatatagcatTTCTCGCAATTTTTTGGTTCAACATTCAACgaaccaaaattttggagaggttgaattttatttttaatgggctcaaatttttatttagattttttttttaattttaattttaattttccttctAGGGTGGCCAATTacccattttaatttaaaattcaattttttaaggtatatataaatatatatatatatatatatatatatatatatatataaaactttcaGGTAAAGGGTGGTCATGTGACCACCCCGATTAACACTTGGAGCCACCCCTGGGTAAATGTGAAATATGTTATGAGAGAATCATTACAGTTCTACTTACCATAATTATTCTCTCACACTCATTTTTCATGTACACACAATATCTACAAGGAGTAATGCTAtagttataaattattttacaatagtTTTACAAATAGTTGGtgtgtcaaatttttattagttcttaTTTGGGTCTAccattgatattattttttcacttatcaATAACCATTAACCAcattaacattttgtaaaaaaatttgtagttcTAATATTTTCCCTCCACAATTGTATGCACTTTGATGTATGTACaatttaaatgcaaaaaaatgtgATGTATACATTTAAATCTTGGAAAGTGAATGTGTCGGTAAGATGTGAAATCAGTTTTGTAAGAATCATTACGCTTTCACTTATGTCATTCTTCATGTATCAAGTTATGATTCGCTTTGGAACTATCATGTTGGTCCCCACAATACATAGCGGTCCTTACTTTTAAACGCAAAAATGAGATGTCCACATTTAAAACATGGAAAACATGTGTATTGTTAAATTAACTGTGTTAGAATCATTACCCTTTTCACTTATGCCATTATTCACTCTTCAAATTATGATTACCTTTTTGGAACCATCCTGTTGGTTCACATAAAACACATAGTGGTCCTTACTCCTTAGGCTCTCTCTTCCTTGATACATCCAAATTTCTACTCTATCCTCGAAATGCTAATCCTCGTAGCGAATTTCTATACTTCTGTTTGAAGGCCACTGAATCAGGATGCTTGCATAAGGAATTTCAAGGTATATAAGTGCATGTTTGACAAATTGACAGGGCCATTGTGTGATGGATCTGAATAAGATGCAACAGCCATGACCATTGCACCGTATATGTAATAACATTTTTGATGATTaagattgaaagttaaaaaattacttttaattttaatatttaaatcaaaactaaaatcaaaataaaaacttttaatttttaacttttttaccattttaccttatcaatttattttttcttctctcaattGCATAGTAGCAATTATACTGAATCTCAATCTATTCCTGTAATGTATAAAAAGTAGATAGTCCGACAACTGATAAAGTTAGTTGCCAATCTAGATATGGGTTGTCAAATTTGTTAAATATACTAGACAATCCTAGGCAAGGCAATAGCATCAATTTGCAGCATGCCTAATATAtgattaaaataagaaaatatcatcACGTGCCAAAATGGCCGAAATCGCTCCTATCAGAATCAATTAACTTCACCTGCCAATTACCATGTTTGATAGTTCTTAAACATCCTTTTTGAAATGCTAATATCTTCCACTAATGGCTCATTTACCATGTTTGATAGTCTGTGCTTTTGGAGTCGCCTTACTTCCGATTCGATTCATATGCACCTAACCCcatattaggatttttttaatcttgtggtaaaaaaaaagaacctcaCCGGCCAGTTAACCAAACTATCATATCATATTCACAcgtctttgttttccttttaggGGTTGGTCACTAGGTTGGGTCAGTTCACTTTCCTGGTCTGTTTCACTTATTgctaaaaacaaaaagggtTGAGCTGGATTGCTGGTTGTTACTCTGAAGGTTCCCATCTTCTACTTTTTCTCTAGCTATAAAAAGAAGTGATTCTTTTTGTCTTTCCAATACACAGAGACAGAAAATGGAGGCCAATTATAAAAATGAGGCTGAAGTTGAATCTGTTTACGATCGGCAAAGTGAAGTAAAAGCTTTTGATGATTCAAGAGCTGGTGTCAAGGGACTCATTGATGCCGGGGTGTCAAAAATCCCACGCATGTTTATCAATCAGCAACATGATCTGGATGATAATTCTGGTTGCAGTGACTCTCAGTTCAGTATCCCAATAATCGACCTCAATGGCATCGAAAAGGAGGCAAATATCCGTGCTGAGATTGTTGACAATGTCCGAAATGCATGTGAGAAGTGGGGTTTCTTTCAAGTGACCAATCATGGAATTCCTGCAAGTGTTCTGGATGAAATAATCAATGGCATTAGAAGATTTCATGAGCAGGATACTGAAGTGAAAAAAGAGTTCTACACGCGTGTTCTAAATAAAAAGGTGATATACAATTCCAATTTTGATCTGTTTACTGCAGCTGCAGCTAATTGGAGGGATACCTTTTCTTGTGTTCTAGCTCCTAGCCCTCCTGAGCCAGAAGAATTGCCTGCAATATGCAGGTATGTGTGGTAATACCGTAATACTAGAGTGCAGCTCTAATACGTGCATTAAGAAACAGTAAATTAACTATTTACCATgagtcttttgttttttttttgggaggagtTACTAAGATTAAGCTACCTATCTTCCCATAATGGTAATTGACCTCTCCTGCGTGACTTATGTCTGgactttttgtttcattttgttcACCTCAAAGCTAGACCACATTAGTACATATGAAATAGTTTAGTTTTTAACTATCTCAATAGGCAAAGGCTTACCTTCCTTCtaacactctctcacacaaacaAAGCTTAGCTTTTAACTCACTCACAAATGAAAAGTTTATCTTCTATCTTTCTCTTACATGTAAACAACTTAAGCTTTTAGGATAATTTACCTTTTGATATAAGGCATATAGAGACCACTTAATCCAAAGGTTTAATTTATGGGTTTTGGCCTAATAATCTTATATGCATGGCTCATTTAACGTATTTTAGGGTCTAAGGTGACAACTTTAGTATGgtcttttattaaatttaattattaattaaattattttttaattattttttcattaaaaaatcttactttttgagatgcaaaattactactaattatatttttctgttCAAGTTTGTGAACTTTTACTTTTCAATTGGTAATATGGCTAATCACTTCATATTTCTTGTGACATAgttgattttaaataaaattttatcaattttaattttgaaaacctCCTTTTTGCAAACTCAACTGTAACATGCATtgttaataatatttatgtaagcgATACATGCATTAAGAAAAGAATCtatcattttaatataatttagtgcgttaattggattattttaacttatttgtAAAACTTTTAAAACTTTCAATTCTAAAGAGAAATCTAAACCATCAATATCGGAATAATTATCATGTTTGGGATGGTCACTCTCTCTTGACAATGTTGAATTTTGAGTATTGAATATTGGatttcagtaataaattttgtaaaaataactattaattttgatagagagagaaatgaagagTTTATGGAAATTTCACGTGTTTAGAAGATTGAAGTTTTTTACATTCTTTAGTCTTGAACCACTGCAAATAAAGTAAAACATATTAAAAGAAGAGTCACGCTAACGAGTATCCTTAGGGCATTGGTCAACAatcaattttaggaaagttttgacactatttttatgggaaatgaaaaaagttgtcgaaacattaattaaattttttttttttcccataaaaactttctttaaatggattgttaaccaatacTCTAAGGGCatttgttagcatttcccttaaaaaaatacataacattTGAAAAGACAAATTGACAATACATTTTATTGGTTGATAGAAAGGACCTTAAACTATTAGTTTTGGACTAGGTgagcttttttattattatgattttttctaCACTATAAAACAATAGATATAATATAGTCTATCGTATAAAATACCTTTTTCTATTTGGGGCCTTAGTTCATTGCCTAATGGCCTAAGGGTTGAGCCCTCGCTTATATGTATTCTTTGACTTTTTTACTTGTCCTCTTTGTGGGATTCCACTCATGCCTGAATGTTCAACATAGTTAATAATTATAACATTTTAGTTTTGATATatggttttttctcttttgggagCAAAATCATCGTTTTGATATATGGTTTAGTTCCTACTAGAGAACCTGTAGATTTATTTGAATGACAATTATGGCTATACATCACCTGCTatgttcaattttatttatttattttttagcatttcCAGTATTACATCAGATTCTGCTCCAACATCCAGAATTACCCCAACTTTTAATATCAGCTTAATCAATTTGCAGGGACATTGTAGCTGAATATTCAAAGCATATCATAAGATTGGGGTGTACTTTATTAGAATTAGTATCTGAAGCCCTTGGGCTCAATCCAAACCATCTGAGAGATATGGATTGTGCTGAGGGACTTCTCCTTCTGGGCCACTACTATCCACCATGCCCTGAACCAGAGTTAACATTGGGAGCGACCAAGCATACTGATAGTGACTTCCTCACAATACTCTTACAGGACCAACTGGGTGGCCTCCAAGTACTTCATGAGAACCAATGGATTGATCTTCCCCCCAAACCTGGCCATTTAGTAGTTAACATTGGAGATCTTTTACAGGCAAGTCTGTTAACGTACATATCAAGcttaatatattaattacttcCTTTGTCCCCAATTGTTGGTCCTTATTAATGCATTCTCTGTCGggtaaaaatatacaaatttcaactcattaattaaaaaaaaaaaacattgacgGTTTAGATAAAGTAAATTGTAAGATAAgaactttatttattaattttgaataaaGGATTTTACTTTGGGACATCCTAAAATAGAATAGATGATTGTTGTCCTAAAATAGAATAGATGATCAACAATTTGGGAGTGAGTGAGtattaaaaatactattattattaatttattattgctTATTGTTGTCAAAGCCTCTGAATTCAAACTAGAATGCACGAGTAGTTTTTTTCTAGAGTGAAGTAACTTCACAGGATATGGGCTCCCAATTGTGGCGGTGTTGGCTCTGCCAGCACCATTCAATTGCACTAGCTTAAACTGTAAGACATGGaatatttaatcatttaaaaataattttaacaataatcagttttttttttttttttttttttgttgttgatgggAACAATAATCaggttttaattttgtaacttctAAAAGATTCAATTTCTGACTTACTACTTAGGTTTAAACTTTTAACTTCAAACTTTTTAGTCTTTAGCCACATAATTTTTTCATAGAATTgtctttgaaaatttgtgttaGGTTGAGCCCAAAAAAGGTGAATACATGAGTAGGTGTGaaaattttggagattttttttgtcTGGCAGGACACTAATAAAATGTGCTAATATCTTCGTGTGTTCATGTGTTCTTCGGATGCAGCTCATCTCCAATGACAAGTTCAAAAGTGTTTATCACAGAGTGCTGGTGAAAAATGAGGGCCCAAGAATTTCTGTGGCATGTTTTTTGAGACCACAAGTTCAGATAGGAGATTCCTTGAAAGTTTATGGACCAATCAAAGAGTTGGTACCGGAAGATAGCTCTCCAATCTACAAGGAAACCTCTGTCAAAGACTACCTGCAACACTTCTATAAGAAAGGGCTTGACGGGACCTCTGCACTACCACATTTCAAGTTGTGATGTTAGCCTTTGTACTCATGAAATAGGTGTGAATACAAAACTCATGCTTATGTATTAGCCATGATGGCGATGCATGCCAT contains:
- the LOC115994496 gene encoding 1-aminocyclopropane-1-carboxylate oxidase homolog 1-like, coding for MEANYKNEAEVESVYDRQSEVKAFDDSRAGVKGLIDAGVSKIPRMFINQQHDLDDNSGCSDSQFSIPIIDLNGIEKEANIRAEIVDNVRNACEKWGFFQVTNHGIPASVLDEIINGIRRFHEQDTEVKKEFYTRVLNKKVIYNSNFDLFTAAAANWRDTFSCVLAPSPPEPEELPAICRDIVAEYSKHIIRLGCTLLELVSEALGLNPNHLRDMDCAEGLLLLGHYYPPCPEPELTLGATKHTDSDFLTILLQDQLGGLQVLHENQWIDLPPKPGHLVVNIGDLLQLISNDKFKSVYHRVLVKNEGPRISVACFLRPQVQIGDSLKVYGPIKELVPEDSSPIYKETSVKDYLQHFYKKGLDGTSALPHFKL